DNA sequence from the Streptomyces cinnabarinus genome:
GCCGGGCAGCCAGGGGTGCCGGAGGGCGGCGCAGCCGGTGCAGCGCTGGATGAGGAGTTCATGGCGGCGGACGCCCTCCCAGAAGCCGGCGTTGTCGCGGTTGACGACGGGGCGGGGGCGCTTGGGCCGCTCCGGTCGGCCCGCGGGGGCGTACTTGAGAATGCGGAAGCGGTGGGTGCCGACGAGGTCGGGGCCGACCCGGAGGTCGGTGCGGGTGGTGACGAAGTGGCCGGTGCCGAGCTTGGTGGTCTTGCGGCCGGAGACCGACTCGATGACGGTGTCGAAGGTGATCTCGTCGCCGGGGCGCAGGGGGCGGACGTACTCCTGCTCGCAGTCGGTGGCGACGACGGAGGTGCAGCCCGCCGCGTCGAGGAGACCGAGCAGTTCGTCGTACGCGGCGGAACGGCCCGTGTGCCCGGACAGGCCGCCCATCGTCCACGCCTGGAGCATGGTGGGCGGGGCGATGGCGTCGGGGCCGGTGTACGCGGGGCTGGTGTCGCCGAGGGCCTCGCACCAGTGCCGGATCATGGGCAGGTTGACGGGGTCCTTGGCGGTGCCCTCGGTGGCGGCGGCGCGGCCTTCGAAAGCCTTGAGCTGCTCGGTCAGGTCTTCGTCGCGGTGCACGACTCCCTCCCCTCTCAGAGTTTCTGACTGTCCGTCAGATGTGATGGAGAGTCAAGACTGCCTCGGAGTCGGGAAAACGTCTGCGCGGCGATGCCGTGGCACCGCCGCGCAGACGTGAACACCCCACAGAGCACACCACACGAGAGACCGATCAGGACCGGTGCCGGACACCGGCCCTCAGCTCACCACCACAGTGGGGTGAAGCTGACGGCCACGTTGTCGTTCCCCTGATTGACGGCTGTGAACGCGGAGCCGTTGACCTGGGCGGTATTGCTCTGGTTCGAGGCGCCGGAGCCGATCGCCTGCTGCTGGGTCGTGGACGAGTTGCCGAAGTTGTCGCCGCCCACGCCGCTGCCGATGATGCCCTGCCAGGCATTCGTGACGGCCGCGCTCGATCCGTCGTCCGCGATGGCGCCGTTGTCCGCCGCCGCGACACCGCTGAAGAGAGCGGCGGCGAGCGGAAGAGCGGAGACGGCGGCGATGACTCGGGCGGTACGGATGCTTGCCATGTTGTTCCTCCAGAACGTGAAGTACGTGAAGCCCGTGAAGCACGGCTCCCCAAGCCCATGAACTACGGCTTCCACCAGGGCAGTTGGCCGACCGCCCCGGCGCTGTGCACGACGTCGCGAATCCAGAGTTGCCCACCGAATCCCCGGCGAACCACCCCGGAAGCCGCGATTCGTCCTCAAGCGTGAGGACAAGTCGATAAACCCCTTTGCTTGACCGGAACGCCCAGGTCGGGGCGGCAGGGACAGCGCGGCCCAAGCGCCGCAAGAGGGGAAGCGTTCCGGTGAATTTCCGGCCAACCCGTCGCCGCCGGGCGAGTCGCACCGGCCCCCTCTTCCCTTTCTCGAACGTACGTACGAACATGGAGGCATGGCCACCACCGACCGGCACGACCGGCAGGCCACGACGCTGGCCCTCGCGCACGCCCTGTCAGCCGCCGAACGCGGACTGGCCGTCATCCCCCTGTCCCGGACCAAACTCCCGGCCCTGCGCTCACCTCACCGAGACACCCCCGCGGACCTGATCCCCTGCCGCGGCGAGTGCGGCCGCTACGGCCACGGCGTGTACGACGCCTCGACGGACCCCGCCCGCATCCGGGACCTCTTCGCGGCGGCCCCCTGGGCCACGGGCTACGGAATCGCGTGCGGCCTCCCGCCCCACCACCTCATCGGCATCGACCTCGACACCAAATCCGGTACGGACTCCTCGGCGGCCCTGCGCGAACTGGCGCTGCGCCATCTGTTCACGATCCCCGACACCGTGGTCGTCCTGACCCCGAGCGGCGGACGCCACCTCTGGCTCAGCGGCCCGCCGGACGTCGTCGTCCCCAACTCGGCGAGCCGCCTCGCCCCCGGCATCGACATCCGGGGCGCCGGCGGCTACCTGGTCGGCCCCGGCTCCCGCACGGACCACGGCGTGTACGGCACGGCCCCGGGCACCGCGCACCTGGCCCCCGCGGCCTGCCCGCCCTCCCTGCTCCGCCTGTTGCTCCCACCGCCGCGCGCCGTGCCGCCCCGGGTCGTACCGCAGAGCCCGGTGCCGCCGTCGGCGGGCGATCACGGCCGGGGCCTGGTCCAGTTCGTCCTCGCCGCGCACGAGGGCCAGCGCAACACCCGCCTGTTCTGGGCGGCCTGCCGGGCCTACGAGGACGGAATCGGTCCCGCGCTGGTGGACCCCCTGGTCGAGGCGGCGATCGACACGGGCCTGAGCGAGCGGGAGGCACGGGCGACGATCGCCTCGGCGGCACGCATGACCGGGCACCGCCCCTGAAATTCACATGCCCTGCCCGGGGAAGCGCCCTAATCTGCCGATCATGTCCCTGAGCCGCATAGTCCTGCCCTCCGGCCGCCCGGTAGACCTCATGGAGCTCCAGCTCTCCTCCACGTACGGCGGAATGCTGGAGGGCTACCCCTGCGCGATCGTGAACAAGATGAAGATCACGGGCCTGCTGCGCTCAGCCGAACGCGCCTTCCCCTCCTCGCCGGTGCATCTGATCCCGCCCGTGCGCGAATATCCCGACGACTACTCCGGCGCGTTCGGTCCGGTCGAGGTGATCCCGAAGGTGGCCTGCCTCGGCTCCTTCCGCTCCACCGCCGTGGACCCGTCCCTGGACCCGGTCCTGCATCGCTCCCACCTCACGGTCGCCTGGTTCCAGCCGACCCCGCAGACCCCGTCGGGCTCGGTCGACGACCACCCGCTGCGGGAACTGGCGTGGGAGGAACTGGCCGAGGACCACGAGCTCTAGGGCTCGGTGGGGTCCATGGCTCGGTGAGGTCCATGGCTCGGTGAGGTCTACGGCTCCTCCGGCAGCGGCGCGGTGAGGTCGAGGGCGTCGGCGAGGTGCCGGGTGACGGAGTCGTCGCCGCGGGCGTTCGGGAAGCTGAAGTAGCGGGTGTGCGCCCAGCCGGGGATGAGCCGCCAGGGTTTGTTCCCCCGCACCGGGACGTCGTGGACTCCGCTGCCGAACAGACGCCCGAGCGGCCCGCCGAACCAGTCACCCAGGAATCCGCAGAACGAGGGGCTGAACGGGAACCACAGATTCGTCCAGCGCACGACCGCGAAGGGCGACCAGTCGTTGAGCACGGCCTTGCCCTTCCAGGTGAAGGAGAGCGGTGTGTCCCCGGGACCGAGCTCCGCCTGCGGCAGCGGCGGGCAGGTGACGATCTCGTGGCGGGCGACTCGCGCCTCGAAGTCGCCCTTTTTCTTCGTGTAGAGCCTCTCGGCGAAGCACATGGGCGTGCCGCAGCTGATGAAGTCGGTGATCCGCCAGTGGTTTCCCTGTGCGCGGAGATCGGTCCACAGCCCCCACTGCGCCTCGCGGTACCGGGTCGTCTCACCCGGGGTGGGGGTCCGCTTCTCGTCCCGCCCCGGCATCGCGGCCGCCGTCGCTTCGAGCGTCAGCAGTGACGGGGAACCCGGGGCGAGGGCATTCCTCGTCATGCCCCAGAGCGTGGTGATTCCGTCGTAGGCGATATAGGCGCCCAGGCTGTGCGCGACGACGATGACCCGCTGATAGCGGGGGCGGCCACCGCCGATCTCCGCCTGGTGCAGCCGCTGCAGCAACTCCACCATCCCCTCGCGGATGTCCCGCCGTACCGCGTACGAACGGGGCGAGGTGTCGAGATAGCGCACCACGTCGACGAAGCTGTTCGTGATGAACGAAGGCCCGAACCTGGTGGCGAGGAAGAGCAGAACGACCCCGACCGTGCCCGTCCCCAGCACGGTGAACGCGATGTTGAGAAGGTTCTCGACGGCCGACTTCTCCCCCTCGAAGGGAATGTCGAGGACGAGGATCCCCCAGCCCGCCAGCAGCAGGAGCGCCCAGCTGGCCAGCCACGCGAACCCGATCCCCTTCGGCGGCAGGCGGCGGATCAGCTTGAGGAACGTCGGCAGCATGTCCGACATCCGGTTCCCCTGCATCAGATGCGCCCAGTGGTGCTCGAAGAACTCCGTCTGCGGACGGTCACCGTCGGCGGGCGCGAGGAACCGACGGGATTCGAACGACTCGGACGCGATGTCCCGCAGCGAGTAGAACTTCCAGGTCCCCGGACTCACCGGCGGCAGTCCCGCGCGGATGAACATCGTGAGGGCATCCAAGGGCCGCTGCTCGCCCATCCCGTGCACGATCACGACAGCCTGGCGTTGATTGGCCATGCACGGTGAATCGGCACCGGAGCGCGCGACCTTGACCGGGAAAGAGGCTTCCTGATCCCTGGCTGATCAATCGTCGCCTGTTTTGCCACGCGAATGATTACGGGCGCGGGCGCCGTCGGTCGGCGCCAACCGCCCGGACGAGGGCCGCCGTTACAGCCGGGCCGGGTCCGGGCCGGGGGCCGCTCCATTGGGAACCTCACTGGTCATGGACGCGGCTACGCGAACTCCCGCCGGATCTGCACTACGTCGCCGCCCGCCGCTAGGGTGCGGCACCATGACTCCTGACCTGCCTCGGGGCCCGAAGTGTGGCGGCACTGCGAGCTGGGAGGACCTCGTCGCCCGATATGCGTGGGCCGATGCCGACGAGCTCGACGCATACACCTTCTCCGTGAGCGCGGGGAAGACGGAGAACGAGGTGATCCGGGCTTTCGGCGGCGATCCAGAAGCGTCGCGGCTGATGACGTTTGCCGAGGCCTCCGAAGAGCAGGCAGCCCACATCTACAAGGACTACGAACTGCTTCGTGTCCTCACCGTCGGCCGACACGTCATCACCATGGAATGGGGCTACCACGGCAGCATTCCGGAGATCGCCAGACGAACGTCCGCTGACGGAGGCGAGTTCTTCAGTGTCCACCAGAGCGTGAATGCCAGGTACCAGGTCATGCACGCCTTCGATGGCCACGTGGACGGCATGTTCGACCCATTCGAGATGGAGGACGCGGCCTGGATGGACCCGGAACCGGAGGTCCCCACCTGGGCACAAGGAGTCGCCTTCCACATGGGGACCCTGTGCTCCGAGTCCTTCGCACTCATGGAACGCACCATGGGCGTGACCATCGATCCCGGATGGCTGGACACAGCACTTCGCACCGTACTGCTCGCCTCCCCCGCTGAGCTCTTCGGCCAGTCGGAGCGGCATGGCTCCCATGAACGCGGCATGGGCTGACAACACGGCTACCGTTGGGAAACCAAGTCATGATCCGTTCCCTCCCGAGAGCGCCCCGGCTCGCCGGATGCGCTGTGGTGATGTCGGCGTTCCTGCTCGCGTCGTGCACATCATCCGACGATGCCGAGAACACCTCTGCGCCCCGACCGACATCGCCCGCACCGAGCCCGACCGGAACGACGTCCGGGCCACCGGAGAAGGACCTCACCGAGCGGGCTCAAGCGGCCATTGCCGCAGTCCACAGCGGGACGTTGGTCGAAGCCGGCGTGGAGCGTGTGAGCGACGGCATCCACACCGAACCCGGCCTGAGCAAGGGCAGGACCTACCAGCTCAACCTGGTCTGCGCCGGCAACGGCAGCGCGCGACTCCAGTTCGTGCCCGCGCAGGCAGGCGCAGAGACATCAGTGCCTTGCGATGAATCAGTGGTGCAACAGCGGATCACCGGGGACGAACTCGTCCGGATCAACGTGGCCGGAGCCAAGGGATCAACCGGCGTGATCGCTTGGCAGATCGACGCCCTCTAGCCAGGAACCTGTGCTCCTCACG
Encoded proteins:
- a CDS encoding bifunctional MaoC family dehydratase N-terminal/OB-fold nucleic acid binding domain-containing protein — encoded protein: MHRDEDLTEQLKAFEGRAAATEGTAKDPVNLPMIRHWCEALGDTSPAYTGPDAIAPPTMLQAWTMGGLSGHTGRSAAYDELLGLLDAAGCTSVVATDCEQEYVRPLRPGDEITFDTVIESVSGRKTTKLGTGHFVTTRTDLRVGPDLVGTHRFRILKYAPAGRPERPKRPRPVVNRDNAGFWEGVRRHELLIQRCTGCAALRHPWLPGCNACGGLDWDTVPASGEGTVHSYVVMHHPPFPAFDPPYAVALIELAEGVRMLGNVVGTPHDKVRIGLPVRVGFHAYDDELTLPVWRAEA
- a CDS encoding DUF6461 domain-containing protein yields the protein MTPDLPRGPKCGGTASWEDLVARYAWADADELDAYTFSVSAGKTENEVIRAFGGDPEASRLMTFAEASEEQAAHIYKDYELLRVLTVGRHVITMEWGYHGSIPEIARRTSADGGEFFSVHQSVNARYQVMHAFDGHVDGMFDPFEMEDAAWMDPEPEVPTWAQGVAFHMGTLCSESFALMERTMGVTIDPGWLDTALRTVLLASPAELFGQSERHGSHERGMG
- a CDS encoding bifunctional DNA primase/polymerase, translated to MATTDRHDRQATTLALAHALSAAERGLAVIPLSRTKLPALRSPHRDTPADLIPCRGECGRYGHGVYDASTDPARIRDLFAAAPWATGYGIACGLPPHHLIGIDLDTKSGTDSSAALRELALRHLFTIPDTVVVLTPSGGRHLWLSGPPDVVVPNSASRLAPGIDIRGAGGYLVGPGSRTDHGVYGTAPGTAHLAPAACPPSLLRLLLPPPRAVPPRVVPQSPVPPSAGDHGRGLVQFVLAAHEGQRNTRLFWAACRAYEDGIGPALVDPLVEAAIDTGLSEREARATIASAARMTGHRP